The Roseococcus microcysteis genome contains a region encoding:
- a CDS encoding ATP-dependent DNA helicase, translated as MSITPSPQQAAAIAGIVDWYRTRRSQQQVFRLFGYAGTGKSTITAAAIEALGLDPMARDGDTAGGVLFAAFTGKAALVMTRKGTPASTIHSLIYRVSEATPEEIARVEKELFDLQRDLRRMGPAERAFAETQISKLQLRLAEFHKPSFLLNEQSRVRDAALVVLDEVSMVGPEMAADLLAFGKPILVLGDPGQLPPIKGAGAFTEAPPDVVLTEIHRQAGESAIIRLATMARQGIEIPPGGHDEHVWKLPRNAVGAAQMLRGGQVICGRNSTRLWLNGAMKAAAGFSATYPEGCSEKIICLKNRHDLGLVNGMFVNLTDIEDDGPLSFRASVTTEDGLAIAGRHRFYKGHYDDHVRLQPDRARQDWRELRGLIETSWGYAITCHKAQGSQWENVVVYDDGLSRTPDDRARWLYTAITRAERGLVLLD; from the coding sequence ATGAGCATCACACCCTCGCCGCAGCAGGCCGCGGCCATCGCCGGTATCGTCGACTGGTATCGGACGCGCCGCAGCCAGCAGCAGGTGTTCCGACTCTTCGGCTATGCAGGCACCGGAAAGAGCACGATCACCGCGGCCGCGATCGAGGCGCTCGGCCTCGACCCCATGGCGCGCGACGGCGACACCGCCGGGGGCGTGCTGTTCGCGGCGTTCACCGGCAAGGCCGCGTTGGTGATGACGCGCAAGGGCACGCCCGCCTCGACCATCCACTCCCTCATCTACCGCGTCTCGGAGGCGACGCCGGAGGAGATCGCACGCGTCGAGAAGGAGCTGTTCGACCTCCAGCGCGATCTGCGCCGCATGGGCCCTGCCGAGCGGGCCTTCGCGGAGACGCAGATCAGCAAGCTGCAGCTCCGTCTCGCCGAATTCCACAAGCCCTCCTTCCTGCTGAACGAACAATCGCGCGTGCGGGACGCCGCGCTGGTCGTGCTGGACGAGGTCTCCATGGTCGGACCGGAGATGGCGGCCGACCTGCTCGCCTTCGGCAAGCCGATCCTCGTGCTCGGCGATCCTGGCCAGCTCCCGCCGATCAAGGGCGCGGGTGCATTCACCGAGGCGCCGCCCGACGTGGTGCTGACCGAGATCCACCGCCAGGCCGGCGAAAGCGCCATCATCCGCCTCGCCACCATGGCGCGGCAGGGGATCGAGATCCCGCCTGGCGGGCATGACGAGCATGTCTGGAAGCTGCCGCGGAACGCCGTCGGTGCGGCGCAGATGCTACGTGGCGGCCAGGTCATCTGCGGACGGAACAGCACCAGGCTGTGGCTGAACGGCGCCATGAAGGCGGCGGCCGGCTTTTCGGCCACCTATCCAGAGGGCTGCAGCGAAAAGATTATCTGCCTCAAGAACCGGCATGACCTCGGCCTGGTCAACGGCATGTTCGTCAACCTCACCGACATCGAGGATGACGGCCCTCTTTCCTTCCGTGCCAGCGTTACGACGGAGGATGGCCTCGCGATCGCCGGCCGGCATCGCTTCTACAAGGGGCACTACGACGACCACGTCCGACTGCAGCCGGATCGCGCGCGGCAGGATTGGCGTGAGCTCCGCGGCCTGATCGAGACCTCCTGGGGCTACGCGATCACCTGCCACAAGGCGCAGGGCAGCCAGTGGGAGAATGTCGTCGTCTATGACGACGGCCTCTCCCGCACACCCGACGACCGTGCCCGCTGGCTCTACACCGCGATCACGCGCGCCGAGCGCGGGCTGGTGCTGCTTGATTGA
- a CDS encoding DUF6511 domain-containing protein translates to MARRRWSRPREVRAAAAKPMPLPGCRPEDQVRRLVCALCSREAKGFGYVHEMRLGEFPHHRFCSMACCDAGGALARRSNGVIDKTQMEARAIKEARRPLAEVLVELQLMAPFHDRSAAEIDRIIEACVDGFQASMQRQAAERDPLDDPIPF, encoded by the coding sequence ATGGCCCGACGACGCTGGAGCCGGCCACGGGAGGTCCGCGCTGCCGCCGCGAAGCCGATGCCGCTGCCGGGCTGCAGGCCGGAGGACCAGGTTCGTCGCCTGGTCTGCGCCCTGTGCAGCCGTGAGGCGAAGGGCTTCGGCTACGTGCACGAGATGCGGCTCGGCGAGTTCCCGCACCACCGGTTCTGCAGCATGGCCTGCTGCGACGCCGGTGGCGCGCTCGCGCGGAGATCGAACGGCGTGATCGATAAGACGCAGATGGAGGCGCGCGCGATCAAGGAGGCGCGGCGGCCGCTCGCGGAGGTGCTGGTCGAGCTGCAGCTCATGGCGCCGTTCCACGACCGCAGCGCGGCGGAGATCGATCGCATCATCGAGGCCTGCGTCGACGGCTTCCAGGCCTCGATGCAGCGCCAGGCAGCCGAGCGCGATCCGCTCGACGATCCCATTCCGTTCTGA
- a CDS encoding ATP-binding protein: MALRIVTADERLSRAANKTTIALFGPTGVGKTTQLKRLAPSETVCIDLEAGMKSVQDWPGNSIPVRCFEDMVVLASLVGGSNPAAAPEAFFSQQHYTHFAGQHPELVALLASKSIVFLDSITDLTRQAMAWAKKQPEAFSEKTGKPDVRGAYGLMAREVIGLLKHLQHAPGKTTIMVGILEKHTDEFGKVSWQPQMEGGKAGRELPGIVDQVISMSLFAREEDGTLRHDPERGTERRFVCRAGNRFGLPAKDRSGRLDETEPADLAALLRKINAPAAPIA, encoded by the coding sequence ATGGCACTTCGTATCGTCACCGCCGATGAGCGCCTGTCACGCGCGGCGAACAAGACCACCATCGCGCTATTCGGTCCGACCGGCGTCGGCAAGACAACGCAGTTGAAGCGCCTCGCACCCAGCGAGACGGTCTGCATCGACCTCGAGGCCGGGATGAAGTCGGTCCAGGACTGGCCGGGAAACAGTATCCCTGTCCGCTGCTTCGAGGACATGGTGGTGCTCGCCTCGCTGGTGGGTGGGTCAAACCCCGCCGCGGCCCCGGAGGCGTTCTTCTCGCAGCAGCACTACACGCACTTCGCCGGCCAGCATCCCGAGCTGGTCGCGCTGCTCGCCAGCAAGTCGATCGTCTTCCTGGACAGCATCACCGACCTGACGCGCCAGGCGATGGCCTGGGCCAAGAAGCAGCCCGAGGCCTTCTCCGAGAAAACCGGCAAGCCCGACGTGCGAGGTGCCTACGGCCTGATGGCGCGCGAGGTGATCGGGCTGCTGAAGCACCTCCAGCACGCACCAGGCAAGACCACGATCATGGTCGGCATCCTGGAGAAGCACACCGACGAGTTCGGCAAGGTCAGCTGGCAGCCGCAGATGGAGGGCGGCAAAGCCGGCCGCGAGCTCCCCGGCATCGTCGACCAGGTGATCTCCATGTCGCTCTTCGCGCGGGAGGAGGACGGCACGCTGCGCCATGACCCCGAGCGCGGCACCGAGCGGCGCTTCGTGTGCCGCGCCGGCAATCGGTTCGGCCTGCCGGCGAAGGACCGCTCTGGCCGGCTCGACGAGACCGAGCCCGCCGACCTCGCCGCGCTGCTCCGCAAGATCAACGCCCCCGCTGCGCCCATTGCCTGA
- a CDS encoding LexA family transcriptional regulator yields the protein MDSRGESRWEPLHADSPIRAQTDAARRIAMLTIEQIREGLAQPGKSQKGLAAAMGVDNSTISRLLAGKRPMRAHEIPVILGYLEAGSSVAGGRARAMPEIVQIGGDRFAMLPVYDDMVSAGPGLEAEDAPPSYRIAFRVDWLRRAARGNIGDLVVLTVDGDSMEPTLRQGDSVLVDMGQQRPGQKDGIYVIRTDGGLQVKRVAVNPTNGRISVISDNKDLYPTFSDIQPDAIHVIGRVIWLGRQVGM from the coding sequence ATGGACAGCCGGGGCGAATCCAGGTGGGAGCCCCTCCATGCCGACAGCCCGATCCGTGCGCAGACCGATGCGGCGCGCCGAATCGCCATGCTGACAATCGAGCAGATCCGGGAAGGGCTCGCCCAGCCCGGCAAGTCGCAGAAGGGCCTGGCCGCGGCGATGGGCGTCGACAACAGCACCATAAGCCGGCTGCTGGCGGGCAAGCGGCCAATGCGCGCCCACGAGATTCCGGTGATCCTCGGCTACCTGGAGGCGGGTTCGAGCGTGGCCGGGGGACGCGCGCGCGCAATGCCGGAGATCGTCCAGATCGGCGGTGACCGATTCGCCATGCTGCCGGTCTACGACGACATGGTCTCTGCGGGCCCGGGGCTCGAGGCCGAGGACGCACCGCCCTCCTATCGCATTGCGTTCCGGGTGGACTGGCTGCGCCGCGCGGCGCGCGGGAACATCGGCGATCTGGTGGTGCTGACGGTCGACGGCGACTCGATGGAGCCGACGTTGCGCCAAGGCGATTCGGTGCTGGTCGACATGGGCCAGCAGCGGCCGGGCCAGAAGGACGGGATCTATGTGATCCGCACCGATGGCGGTCTGCAGGTAAAGCGGGTCGCGGTGAACCCGACCAACGGGCGGATCAGCGTGATCTCGGACAACAAGGACCTGTATCCGACCTTCAGCGACATCCAGCCGGACGCGATCCACGTCATCGGGCGGGTGATCTGGCTCGGGCGCCAGGTCGGGATGTGA
- a CDS encoding DUF2924 domain-containing protein: MTRTTKPKPTPRPAFTAPAIPPADVLGRLAALKSAATPVLKQQWRDLFGTEPPPYNRRFLESRLAYRVQELAYGGLKPETLARLEALGQQFDGGKVTVRRMRGDDKPIAGTQLIREYQGVEHVVTVTRAGYEYGGQPYQSLSAIARAITGTRWNGRVFFGLRPSRSAAA, encoded by the coding sequence ATGACGCGCACCACGAAGCCCAAGCCCACCCCCCGGCCGGCGTTCACCGCCCCCGCCATCCCGCCCGCCGACGTGCTCGGCCGACTCGCCGCCCTGAAGAGCGCCGCCACGCCGGTGCTGAAGCAGCAATGGCGGGACCTCTTCGGCACGGAACCGCCGCCCTACAACCGGCGCTTCCTGGAAAGCCGCCTCGCTTACCGGGTCCAGGAACTCGCCTATGGCGGCCTGAAGCCCGAGACGCTGGCCCGGCTTGAGGCGCTGGGCCAGCAGTTCGACGGCGGGAAGGTCACCGTCCGCCGCATGCGCGGCGACGACAAGCCGATCGCCGGCACCCAGCTGATCCGGGAGTACCAGGGCGTCGAGCACGTCGTCACCGTGACCCGCGCTGGCTACGAGTATGGGGGCCAGCCCTACCAGTCGCTCTCCGCCATCGCCCGCGCCATCACCGGCACGCGGTGGAACGGGCGCGTGTTCTTCGGGCTGCGCCCGAGCCGGAGTGCTGCGGCATGA
- a CDS encoding recombinase family protein — protein sequence MGASPTSRSPPSPAPSPARGGTGACSSGCARAGVLRHEARREAGRRDAGDRAQAALRGLHPEVERGRPRHGVQPLDAQREACEAFIASQRAEGWVLVRDRYDDGGISGGTLERPALKRLVADIQEGLVDVVVVYKIDRLSRSLVDFTKLVEVFDANSVTFVSVTQSFNTTTSMGRLTLNILLSFAQFEREVIGERIRDKVAASRKRGMWMGGYVPLGYDVRDRKLVVNDAEAALVRRIFQGFVETESCTKLVQILRGEGATTKRGRPLTKSDVYRILSNRVYLGEAVHKGTAYPGEHDAIVAQAQWDAVHAVLQVSPRVRVNRTRNTTAPLLRGLIFDSEGRAMSPSHSRGRGGQMYRYYVSQAVLKGGATERPAIARLPAGEIEAAVVAQVRALLRQPEMAVGTWRAARATVTDVSEQEVVLALERIEPLWNELFPAERARIVRLLVDRVDVRAEGAAVRLPLDGLGSLVRDLAAREPEAGRAAA from the coding sequence ATGGGGGCCAGCCCTACCAGTCGCTCTCCGCCATCGCCCGCGCCATCACCGGCACGCGGTGGAACGGGCGCGTGTTCTTCGGGCTGCGCCCGAGCCGGAGTGCTGCGGCATGAAGCGCGACGCGAAGCCGGCCGGCGCGATGCCGGCGACCGTGCGCAAGCTGCGCTGCGCGGTCTACACCCGGAAGTCGAGCGAGGAAGGCCTCGACATGGAGTTCAACCCCTCGACGCGCAGCGCGAGGCCTGCGAGGCCTTCATCGCCAGCCAGCGTGCGGAGGGCTGGGTGCTGGTGCGCGACCGCTACGACGACGGCGGCATCTCCGGCGGCACCCTGGAGCGCCCAGCCCTGAAGCGGCTGGTCGCGGACATCCAGGAGGGGCTGGTCGACGTGGTGGTGGTCTACAAGATCGACCGCCTCTCCCGCTCGTTGGTCGACTTCACCAAGCTGGTCGAGGTGTTCGATGCGAACAGCGTGACCTTTGTGTCGGTCACCCAGTCCTTCAACACCACCACCAGCATGGGGCGGCTGACGCTGAACATTTTGCTCAGCTTCGCGCAGTTCGAGCGTGAGGTCATCGGCGAGCGAATCCGCGACAAGGTGGCGGCGTCGCGCAAGCGGGGCATGTGGATGGGAGGCTACGTGCCGCTCGGCTACGACGTGCGCGACCGGAAGCTCGTGGTGAACGACGCCGAGGCGGCGCTGGTGCGGCGGATCTTTCAGGGCTTCGTGGAGACGGAGTCCTGCACCAAGCTGGTGCAGATCCTGCGCGGCGAGGGCGCCACCACGAAGCGGGGTCGCCCGCTGACGAAGAGCGACGTCTACCGCATCCTCAGCAACCGCGTGTACCTCGGCGAGGCGGTGCACAAGGGCACGGCCTATCCCGGCGAGCACGACGCCATCGTCGCGCAGGCGCAGTGGGACGCGGTGCACGCCGTGCTTCAGGTCAGCCCGCGGGTGCGGGTCAACCGAACGCGGAATACCACCGCGCCGCTGCTGCGCGGGTTGATCTTCGACAGCGAGGGGCGCGCCATGTCGCCGAGCCATAGCCGCGGCCGGGGCGGGCAGATGTACCGCTACTATGTCAGCCAAGCCGTGCTGAAGGGCGGCGCGACGGAGCGGCCGGCGATCGCACGCCTCCCGGCCGGGGAGATCGAGGCCGCGGTGGTCGCCCAGGTTCGCGCGCTGCTGCGGCAGCCCGAGATGGCGGTCGGCACCTGGCGGGCGGCACGCGCAACGGTGACGGATGTGTCGGAGCAGGAGGTGGTGCTGGCGCTGGAGCGGATCGAGCCGCTGTGGAACGAGCTATTCCCTGCGGAACGGGCGCGCATCGTTCGGCTGTTGGTGGACCGGGTCGACGTCCGGGCCGAAGGCGCCGCGGTGCGGCTCCCACTAGACGGGCTCGGCAGCCTGGTCCGTGACCTCGCCGCGCGAGAGCCCGAGGCCGGGAGGGCTGCGGCATGA
- a CDS encoding helix-turn-helix domain-containing protein → MLAIAGALEGMSRAEAARLAGIERQALRDAVIRYNAEGLDGLRDRPKPGRTPTLTEAEQALLLDAVFRGPDRAEDGGTDWTLPMLCRWIERRFDKRLHPASLSRVLRRLDLSRQKTRSLHPMADEKAKAAFAKRGSATR, encoded by the coding sequence ATGCTGGCGATCGCGGGCGCGCTGGAGGGTATGAGCCGAGCCGAGGCGGCGCGCCTGGCGGGGATCGAGCGGCAGGCGCTGCGCGACGCAGTGATCCGCTACAACGCCGAGGGCCTGGACGGACTGCGCGACCGGCCGAAACCGGGCCGAACCCCGACGCTGACCGAGGCGGAGCAGGCACTGCTGCTGGACGCTGTCTTCCGCGGCCCGGATCGCGCTGAGGACGGCGGCACCGACTGGACCCTGCCGATGCTCTGCCGCTGGATCGAGCGCCGCTTCGACAAGCGGTTGCACCCGGCCAGCCTGTCGCGGGTCCTGCGCCGCCTGGACCTGTCGCGGCAGAAGACCCGGTCGCTACACCCGATGGCTGACGAGAAAGCCAAGGCTGCGTTCGCAAAAAGGGGCTCCGCGACGCGCTGA
- a CDS encoding IS630 family transposase, with the protein MDEARVGQKGRTGFRWWVRGERPRGLCDRRFEWAYLFGAVRPATGGDFALVLPEVSTGAMQTFLGHFAATLAEDTHAVLVLDRAGWHGSRSLVVPPSITLVPLPPYAPELNPVERVWLFLRERFLSHRLLDGYDDIVSACCEAWNALTPERLQSLCAFPWLAKVSS; encoded by the coding sequence ATGGACGAAGCCCGCGTCGGCCAGAAGGGTCGGACAGGGTTCCGCTGGTGGGTGCGCGGCGAGCGCCCGCGCGGGCTGTGCGACCGGCGCTTCGAATGGGCCTATCTGTTCGGCGCCGTGCGCCCGGCCACCGGCGGCGACTTCGCTCTCGTGCTGCCGGAAGTGTCCACCGGCGCGATGCAGACCTTCCTCGGCCACTTCGCGGCCACGCTGGCCGAGGACACCCATGCCGTCCTCGTGCTGGACAGGGCGGGATGGCACGGATCCCGGAGCCTGGTCGTGCCGCCGAGCATCACGCTCGTGCCGCTGCCGCCCTACGCGCCCGAGCTGAACCCGGTCGAGCGTGTCTGGCTGTTCCTGCGTGAACGCTTCCTCTCGCACAGGCTGCTCGATGGCTACGACGACATCGTCAGCGCCTGCTGCGAAGCGTGGAACGCGCTGACGCCAGAGCGCCTCCAATCCCTCTGCGCGTTCCCCTGGCTCGCGAAGGTCAGTTCATAG